The following proteins are encoded in a genomic region of Spirosoma sp. SC4-14:
- a CDS encoding ammonium transporter: METKKNLRTASKLLALVTVLLVSATRTYAQGTSTSTPALSQDVANIIWLCLAAFLVFFMQAGFAMVESGLTRAKNSVNIMMKNLLDFCLGAVLFWAIGYAIMYCSGDYNFLGFDTALAFLGSANAPTDAAGYSTSAAWLFQVVFAATAATIVSGAMAERTKLISYLIYSCIISAIVYPISGHWIWGGGWLSDMGFRDFAGSTVVHSVGGWAALAGAMVVGPRLGKYNKDGSVNTILPHNMPLAALGVFILWFGWYGFNPGSTLTAVAGVSHVAVTTTLAAATGAIGAMIVSWITFKKPDLSMTLNGALAGLVGITAPCASVSTVSAAIIGLIAGILVFYSCLFLENKAKIDDPVGAISVHGVCGAWGTLAVGLFGQRSIDIQYWAEDTAIQDGLFFGGGFSQLWPQLVGVGVVLVYSFVVMFVVFQIIKATVGLRASDAEQLEGLDLGEHGNTAYGNFVLEPTGPGAIINHTNGKGVAAVEGL, encoded by the coding sequence ATGGAGACAAAAAAAAATCTACGTACAGCCTCTAAACTTCTCGCCCTGGTAACTGTGTTGCTTGTGAGTGCAACCCGGACCTATGCACAAGGTACGTCTACCAGCACACCCGCTCTGTCGCAGGATGTGGCTAACATTATCTGGCTTTGCCTGGCGGCCTTCCTTGTATTCTTTATGCAGGCTGGCTTCGCTATGGTAGAATCGGGACTGACACGCGCCAAGAACTCAGTAAATATCATGATGAAGAATTTGCTGGATTTTTGCCTGGGGGCTGTATTGTTCTGGGCTATTGGGTATGCTATCATGTATTGTAGTGGAGACTATAATTTCCTTGGTTTCGATACGGCCCTGGCCTTTCTGGGGTCGGCCAATGCGCCAACCGATGCCGCAGGCTATAGCACGAGTGCCGCCTGGTTGTTTCAGGTTGTCTTTGCTGCTACGGCTGCTACCATCGTGTCGGGTGCTATGGCCGAGCGGACGAAGCTGATTTCCTATCTGATTTATTCGTGTATTATTTCAGCGATCGTTTACCCAATCAGTGGCCACTGGATTTGGGGCGGTGGCTGGTTGAGCGATATGGGCTTCCGCGATTTTGCAGGTTCTACCGTTGTTCACTCTGTAGGTGGTTGGGCTGCTCTGGCAGGCGCTATGGTTGTAGGGCCGCGTCTGGGTAAATACAACAAAGATGGTTCTGTTAATACCATTTTGCCCCACAACATGCCGTTGGCGGCTTTGGGCGTGTTTATTCTGTGGTTCGGCTGGTATGGTTTTAACCCCGGTTCAACCCTGACAGCGGTTGCGGGTGTATCGCACGTGGCCGTAACAACAACGCTCGCTGCAGCTACCGGTGCTATTGGCGCTATGATTGTATCATGGATTACGTTCAAAAAGCCCGATTTGTCAATGACGCTCAACGGCGCACTGGCTGGATTGGTCGGCATCACGGCTCCCTGTGCTTCGGTCAGTACCGTAAGTGCGGCCATTATTGGTCTGATAGCGGGTATTCTGGTATTTTATTCCTGCCTGTTTCTGGAGAACAAAGCTAAAATCGATGATCCGGTTGGCGCTATCAGCGTACATGGTGTGTGTGGTGCCTGGGGTACATTAGCCGTAGGCCTTTTCGGGCAGCGTTCCATCGATATTCAGTATTGGGCCGAAGATACGGCCATTCAGGATGGTTTATTCTTTGGGGGAGGATTTAGCCAGCTCTGGCCACAACTGGTGGGCGTTGGCGTAGTTCTGGTTTACTCATTCGTTGTGATGTTTGTGGTTTTTCAGATTATCAAGGCTACCGTTGGCCTGCGGGCAAGCGATGCCGAACAGCTCGAAGGGCTGGATCTGGGCGAACATGGCAACACCGCTTATGGCAACTTCGTGCTTGAGCCAACGGGTCCCGGTGCTATCATTAACCATACAAATGGTAAAGGAGTAGCGGCTGTAGAAGGTCTTTAG